From the Ctenopharyngodon idella isolate HZGC_01 chromosome 3, HZGC01, whole genome shotgun sequence genome, one window contains:
- the LOC127509447 gene encoding cilia- and flagella-associated protein 70-like — MENQRRAVPVQITVLSGNNLRGSRTDSCLSFVRVEFNGSLLGDSQKLDIAVNKDVVYNFTCSFEYSEVTHTLDDVAHKPVILTVLEILPKEKKQKEEKTTVLGQAVVDLLPLLRGQCSFSSTVILHAVPGSPADVAVHEDGIKSTLDVTVSVPEPLLSDAQRSNSNVLMVTMETLYSVPEVWNPASTPPSSYVAALQMPVSATKEQVLLFSNGVLKMGGEREPVPRPKKWPLGPLLAPGAEVIQGLYIDAEPTDTDHGDLTDIEDKDFRANAQCNENRVSWDTARRCFIDAGGVACLSRRIAECRLWPVEIMKANQTVPTKGGRTTRDKLGEDEAQISFHGVVYMDLVPLLYPGVRRIHGVYRIYPFYESDLLNKTQRTYSILKELSRAPPTLGRTRANSSVDSLRAFQSKTFETQRGNKDVPKKPDSQGKSAQSDSMTGLEPQVNTEGQMYADSRSYVIIEIAVEKPLVPKRPPEELAKRVMELVPPRPPLPRRPAGAERAVQEYQSQIASVAAQVLDQYQQLFGTAFVPGGQPLDPVLQEQRKTQLLGELNCSGKYFAFKEQMKYSVVRIVREKMLRTEAFSDPEQLQAFLSQLYVFLVDEMHVSLNKSLSVDSQDMHHEPLLSCAQLKHFAKEAKLNKDYQLAAQYYQECLVRDRSDPSHWFDYGAFYMLTDDLLKAEECFQQALSIEQTHIPSLLMCGVLSDMNGRYEDAETFFERATCVEPNNVVAWTLFGVFCQTQDKLIQAEMAFREANKHFISVMQNGQTSRPKVTSETQSGQEKNQKDETSEIPAGKTEKTGGDTDEGAIHEEGIPQNREESKQEVQHQLSPSSVQTTIFMETVWFLLQNCALQMAQRTLALELLSPDRGTISSYHLALAQLQLLRGEHNSAEASLKEALADNFQNPDIWALWGHLHHMRGDYAQAQSCYERTLDSVLDTSDTHSIFLRLGSIYLQEGEYEKAKSVFLHACKRSPSCLTWLRLGIAYYRLEELSEAEEALTEANALNNRNPEVWGYLSLVCLRTGRKLEAEQSYKYAMKMNLQKESLLQEIHNLQSCVGFGNPSF, encoded by the exons ATGGAGAATCAGAGGAGAGCTGTTCCGGTGCAGATCACTGTTCTGTCTGGAAATAATTTG AGAGGCAGTAGGACTGATTCGTGTCTCAGTTTTGTTCGGGTGGAGTTCAATGGAAGTTTGCTGGGAGACTCACAAAAACTGGACATTGCTGTGAACAAAGATGTGGTTTACAACTTTACCTGTAGTTTTGAATACTCAGAAGTAACACATACACTGGATGATGTGGCACATAAACCTGTCATAC TGACGGTGCTCGAGATCTTaccaaaagagaaaaaacaaaaagaggaGAAAACCACAGTACTAGGACAAGCCGTTGTGGACCTCCTGCCACTACTGCGAG GTCAGTGTAGCTTCTCATCCACTGTGATTCTTCATGCGGTGCCCGGATCACCGGCAGATGTTGCTGTACATGAGGACGGCATTAAA TCCACACTAGATGTGACGGTGAGCGTTCCGGAGCCGTTGCTCTCCGATGCCCAGCGCTCCAACTCTAATGTGCTGATGGTCACCATGGAGACATTGTATTCCGTTCCTGAGGTCTGGAATCCTGCCTCCACACCTCCATCCAGCTACGTAGCTGCCCTGCAGATGCCCGTCTCAGCCACG aaagAGCAAGTGTTGTTGTTCTCTAATGGCGTCTTAAAAATGGGTGGTGAGCGGGAGCCAGTGCCAAGACCCAAAAAATGGCCCTTGGGGCCTCTTCTCGCACCAGGGGCCGAGGTCATTCAGGGCCTTTATATTGACGCAGAACCCACAGACACGGATCATGGAGATCTTACCGACATAGAG gaCAAAGATTTCAGAGCAAACGCGCAGTGTAACGAGAACAGGGTGAGCTGGGATACGGCACGTCGTTGCTTTATTGATGCAGGAGGCGTGGCCTG TCTGTCCCGCAGGATTGCCGAATGCAGATTGTGGCCTGTTGAGATCATGAAAGCTAATCAGACGGTGCCAACCAAAGGTGGGAGAACAACCAGAGACAAGCTG GGGGAGGATGAGGCACAGATTTCATTTCACGGAGTGGTTTACATGGATCTGGTGCCGTTGTTGTACCCTGGAGTACGGCGTATACACGGGGTGTACAGAATCTACCCGTTTTATGAGTCTGATCTGCTGAATAAG ACTCAGAGGACCTACAGCATTCTGAAGGAGCTCAGCAGAGCACCGCCGACACTGGGCCGAACTCGAGCCAATTCCTCCGTCGACTCCTTAAGGGCGTTTCAGAGTAAAACCTTTGAAACCCAAAGAGGAAACAAAGATGTTCCCAAAAAG CCAGATTCCCAGGGAAAGTCtgctcagtctgacagtatgaCTGGACTGGAGCCACAGGTCAACACGGAGGGACAG ATGTATGCCGATTCAAGATCATACGTTATTATTGAAATTGCTGTGGAAAAGCCACTGGTTCCAAAGAGACCACCAGAGGAGCTGGCTAAACG TGTGATGGAGTTGGTTCCTCCCAGACCTCCTCTGCCTCGACGGCCAGCAGGAGCAGAAAGA GCAGTACAGGAATACCAGTCTCAGATAGCGAGTGTGGCCGCCCAGGTGTTGGATCAGTACCAGCAACTGTTCGGGACAGCATTTGTGCCTGGTGGGCAACCTCTGGACCCCGTCCTGCAGGAACAGCGCAAAACCCAGCTGCTTGGAGAACTCAACTGCTCTGGGAAATACTTTGCCTTCAAGGAACAGATGAAG TACTCTGTGGTCCGGATTGTGAGAGAGAAGATGTTGAGGACAGAGGCCTTCTCAGACCCTGAACAGCTCCAAGCGTTCCTCAGTCAGCTCTACGTGTTTCTGGTGGACGAGATGCATGTTTCTCTCAATAAG AGCCTCTCAGTGGACTCTCAGGACATGCATCATGAGCCTCTGCTGAGCTGTGCTCAACTCAAACACTTTGCCAAAGAGGCCAAACTCAACAAGGACTACCAGCTGGCGGCACAGTACTATCAGGAG TGTTTGGTTCGAGACCGCAGTGACCCGTCCCACTGGTTTGATTATGGAGCGTTCTACATGCTAACCGATGACCTCCTGAAGGCAGAGGAGTGCTTTCAACAGGCCTTATCCATTGAGCAAACACACATACCCAG TTTGCTTATGTGCGGCGTTCTGTCGGACATGAACGGACGCTATGAGGATGCAGAGACCTTCTTTGAAAGGGCGACGTGTGTAGAGCCGAACAATGTGGTCGCCTGGACTTTATTTG GTGTGTTCTGCCAGACTCAGGACAAGTTAATCCAGGCAGAAATGGCTTTTCGGGAGGCTAATAAGCATTTTATTTCCGTCATGCAAAATGGCCAGACATCTAGACCAAAAGTAACCTCAGAGACTCAATCTGGTCAGGAGAAGAACCAGAAAGATGAAACAAGTGAGATTCCAGCTGGAAAAACAGAAAAGACAG gTGGTGATACTGATGAAGGTGCCATACACGAAGAAGGCATCCCACAGAACAGAGAGGAGAGTAAACAGGAAGTACAACACCAGCTTTCCCCCAGCAGTGTCCAAACCACTATCTTCATGGAGACAGTGTGGTTTCTCCTGCAGAACTGTGCATTACAG ATGGCCCAGCGGACTCTGGCTCTAGAGCTGCTGTCTCCAGACAGAGGAACCATCAGCTCGTATCATCTCGCTCTGGCCCAGCTTCAGCTGCTGAGAGGAGAACACAACAGCGCTGAGGCCAGCCTGAAGGAGGCGCTGGCCGACAACTTCCAG AACCCAGACATATGGGCCCTGTGGGGTCACTTACATCACATGAGGGGCGATTACGCTCAGGCTCAGAGCTGCTATGAACGAACATTGGATTCTGTGCTGGACACTTCAGACACACACTCCATATTCCTCCGTCTGGGCTCCATCTACCTGCAGGAAGGAGAA TATGAAAAAGCCAAATCTGTATTCCTGCATGCCTGCAAACGCTCTCCGTCATGCCTTACTTGGCTCAGGCTTGGAATTGCCTACTATAGA CTGGAGGAGCTGAGCGAAGCTGAAGAGGCGCTGACTGAAGCCAACGCACTGAATAACAGGAATCCAGAGGTGTGGGGTTATCTGTCTCTAGTCTGTTTACGG ACTGGCCGAAAACTAGAAGCAGAGCAGTCAtataaatatgccatgaag ATGAATTTACAAAAAGAGTCACTTCTACAGGAGATCCACAACCTGCAGTCATGTGTTGGGTTCGGAAACCCTTCCTTCTGA